A part of Oceanidesulfovibrio indonesiensis genomic DNA contains:
- a CDS encoding OsmC family protein, whose protein sequence is MAGKIVNGVNVDALAETIEAIKKDPEIAAFKFRVKNTWRNGTQNHATIQGFYGAKEEHPDRKARLDYDIDEPPVLMGEDKGPNPVEFLLVGLSGCITTAFVANAAARGIVIHSLEAELEGDLDIRGFLDLDKDVPPGYKEIRFRFTIDADATEEELQELAQYARDHSPVASTIMRATPVTVSLAGR, encoded by the coding sequence ATGGCGGGAAAGATTGTGAACGGCGTGAATGTGGATGCGCTCGCGGAAACCATTGAGGCGATCAAAAAAGATCCTGAAATTGCGGCGTTCAAGTTCAGGGTGAAGAACACATGGCGGAACGGCACGCAGAACCATGCGACAATCCAGGGGTTTTATGGCGCCAAGGAAGAGCATCCGGACCGCAAGGCGCGGCTGGACTACGACATTGACGAGCCGCCGGTGCTCATGGGCGAGGACAAGGGGCCCAACCCTGTGGAGTTCCTGCTCGTGGGGCTTTCCGGTTGCATAACCACGGCGTTCGTGGCCAACGCTGCGGCGCGCGGCATCGTCATCCATTCCCTGGAGGCGGAGCTCGAAGGGGACCTCGACATCCGCGGCTTCCTCGATCTGGATAAGGATGTGCCGCCCGGGTACAAGGAAATCCGCTTCAGGTTCACCATCGATGCGGACGCGACGGAAGAAGAACTGCAGGAACTGGCCCAGTATGCAAGGGACCATTCTCCGGTTGCCAGCACCATCATGCGGGCCACGCCCGTTACCGTGAGTCTGGCCGGACGATAA
- a CDS encoding TRAP transporter small permease subunit has translation MRRLIAIVEGLSNAGALLSVLAMAAIVVLILLEIFVRAAFGSSTQVASEYSGYLMVALCLLGFAYSFREKAFIRINLLVPRLPRVWQRRVEACAGLAGFAITVYVFIYAVSMTYGSWELGMKSDTMAETPFWIPQLAVPLGLAMLGLQLLAFVADRLLKQDDT, from the coding sequence ATGCGTCGTCTGATTGCTATCGTGGAGGGCCTCTCGAATGCAGGGGCCCTTCTTTCCGTCCTGGCCATGGCCGCCATTGTTGTCCTCATTCTCCTGGAGATTTTCGTGCGGGCAGCATTTGGTTCTTCCACGCAGGTTGCCAGCGAATACTCGGGCTACCTCATGGTCGCACTTTGCCTGCTGGGCTTCGCGTACTCATTTCGCGAGAAAGCCTTTATCCGCATCAATCTGCTGGTTCCGCGACTACCTCGTGTCTGGCAGCGTCGCGTCGAGGCCTGCGCAGGTCTCGCCGGATTCGCCATCACCGTCTACGTTTTCATCTACGCCGTCTCCATGACCTACGGTTCGTGGGAGTTGGGCATGAAGTCCGACACCATGGCCGAAACTCCCTTCTGGATACCTCAGCTCGCCGTGCCCCTGGGGCTTGCGATGCTGGGCCTGCAGCTTCTCGCCTTTGTGGCGGACCGCCTGCTGAAACAGGATGACACATGA
- a CDS encoding (2Fe-2S)-binding protein, with the protein MKHSIEVTINGVQQTLDVDGDRPLLWVLRTDMGLTGTKYGCGIGLCGSCVVLIDGVAARSCQIFMSEVAGKEVTTIEGLAAGDEPGDLHPVQQAFMEHDALQCGYCTPGMILQGVSLLTENPDPNTEEIVNALEGNLCRCGAHKRIVQAMHTAAKMKGGG; encoded by the coding sequence ATGAAGCATTCAATCGAGGTCACGATCAACGGCGTTCAGCAGACGCTCGATGTGGACGGCGATCGGCCGCTCCTCTGGGTGTTGCGAACCGATATGGGCCTGACCGGAACCAAGTACGGCTGCGGCATCGGGCTGTGCGGCTCCTGCGTCGTGCTCATAGACGGCGTAGCCGCACGTTCCTGCCAGATATTCATGTCCGAGGTGGCCGGCAAGGAGGTCACCACCATCGAAGGCCTTGCCGCCGGCGACGAACCGGGAGACCTGCACCCGGTGCAGCAGGCCTTCATGGAGCACGACGCCCTGCAGTGCGGATACTGCACGCCCGGCATGATCTTGCAGGGAGTCTCGCTGCTCACCGAGAACCCGGACCCCAATACAGAAGAAATCGTAAATGCCCTGGAGGGCAACCTCTGCCGGTGCGGCGCGCACAAGCGCATTGTCCAGGCCATGCACACGGCGGCGAAGATGAAGGGAGGCGGCTGA
- a CDS encoding TRAP transporter substrate-binding protein — protein MLKRLLFTLAFVVLAAPAALAADTLQMDCNAIYPASNFHTQGAENFAEKVKEYTDGSVLITVHSGGSLGFKGPELLKAIKDGTLPMSDILMGVVSGSDEIFGLTTIPMLVNSYDEAMEFYQTAKPYYDKACERWNQKLLYAAPWPPSGLHTKNPVEKVEDLSGLKIRTYDKNGAEFLKRAGASPQSLPWGEVYTALSTGLIEAVLTSATSGQDGKFWEVLNHFTEANYSYPLNMMTINLDYWNALTPEQQEAVLKAAAETEQEQWAASEQSVVDSTAALAENGMVVSEMTPELAESLKKIAGEMREEMKAQSGEDFNAVLDAFSK, from the coding sequence ATGCTGAAACGACTTCTTTTCACTCTGGCTTTCGTGGTTCTGGCTGCACCGGCCGCGTTGGCCGCGGACACCCTTCAGATGGACTGCAACGCCATCTACCCCGCATCCAACTTCCACACCCAGGGCGCCGAGAACTTTGCCGAAAAGGTCAAGGAATACACGGACGGCTCCGTGCTCATCACAGTGCATTCAGGCGGCAGCCTCGGTTTCAAAGGACCCGAACTGCTCAAGGCCATCAAGGACGGCACGTTGCCCATGAGCGACATCCTGATGGGGGTAGTGTCCGGAAGCGACGAGATCTTCGGACTGACCACCATCCCCATGCTCGTGAACTCCTACGACGAGGCAATGGAGTTTTACCAGACGGCCAAGCCTTACTATGATAAGGCATGCGAGCGTTGGAACCAGAAGCTCCTGTACGCCGCGCCCTGGCCGCCGAGCGGACTACACACCAAGAATCCGGTGGAGAAGGTGGAAGATCTGTCCGGACTCAAGATCCGCACCTACGACAAAAACGGCGCCGAATTCCTCAAGCGCGCCGGGGCCAGCCCGCAGTCCCTGCCCTGGGGCGAAGTGTACACCGCCCTGTCCACCGGTCTCATCGAGGCCGTGCTGACAAGCGCCACCTCCGGCCAGGACGGCAAGTTCTGGGAAGTGCTCAACCACTTCACCGAAGCCAATTACTCCTACCCGCTCAACATGATGACCATCAACCTGGACTACTGGAACGCCCTGACTCCTGAGCAGCAGGAGGCTGTGCTCAAGGCCGCCGCAGAAACCGAGCAGGAGCAGTGGGCCGCTTCCGAACAGAGCGTGGTGGACTCCACGGCCGCCCTCGCCGAAAACGGCATGGTGGTCAGCGAGATGACCCCTGAGCTTGCCGAATCGCTGAAGAAGATCGCCGGGGAGATGCGTGAGGAAATGAAAGCCCAGTCCGGCGAGGACTTCAACGCCGTTCTCGACGCTTTCAGCAAATAG
- a CDS encoding TRAP transporter large permease, with translation MIGDPLILSIVLLVIMFGLLLAGLWIGFSLLATGVAGMLLFNVRLPPTISIWDKIGDLMANSVWNSLNSWALTALPLFVLMGEILFRTAISTKLLTGLVPWLTRVPGRLYHINVVACSLFAAVSGSSAATTATVGKITLSELSDRGYDKRLSIGSLAGAGTLGFLIPPSLIMIIYGILSDTSIGKLFIAGVIPGIVLAGMYSIWIALQSVMHPEYLPQSEEEYDWSHRLRALKDLLPVFALIAAVLGGIYMGVTTPTEAAAIGVLGSLVLALVYRNLTWQSLREALYSAVRTSCMICFIIMGAAFLSQVVGFIGIARSVSTFITELGLSPYMLILVLGLMYLFLGMILDGISIVVMTLPIVLPIVVHAGFDPLWFGIFVVIMVELSQITPPVGFSIFVIQHIARENTVTILKATFPFFIITLLMAVLLCMFPELVFYLPEQMVR, from the coding sequence ATGATCGGCGATCCGCTCATTCTCTCCATCGTTCTGCTGGTTATCATGTTCGGCCTGCTCCTGGCCGGGCTGTGGATCGGCTTTTCCCTTCTGGCCACTGGCGTTGCAGGCATGCTGCTGTTCAACGTGCGGCTGCCCCCGACCATCTCCATCTGGGACAAGATCGGCGACCTCATGGCCAACTCGGTCTGGAACTCGCTCAACTCGTGGGCGCTCACGGCGTTGCCGCTTTTCGTGCTCATGGGCGAAATCCTTTTCCGCACCGCCATCAGCACCAAGCTGCTCACGGGCCTGGTGCCGTGGCTTACCCGGGTGCCTGGGCGCCTTTACCACATCAACGTGGTCGCCTGCTCCCTGTTCGCCGCGGTTTCGGGCTCCAGCGCTGCAACAACCGCCACGGTGGGCAAGATCACCCTGTCAGAGCTCTCGGACCGCGGATATGACAAGCGCCTCTCCATCGGCTCCCTGGCCGGCGCCGGCACGCTCGGCTTCCTCATCCCGCCCAGCCTGATAATGATCATTTACGGCATCCTCTCGGACACCTCCATCGGCAAGCTGTTCATCGCCGGGGTGATACCCGGCATCGTGCTCGCCGGCATGTATTCCATATGGATAGCGCTTCAGTCCGTCATGCACCCCGAATACCTGCCGCAGTCCGAAGAGGAATACGACTGGAGCCACAGACTACGCGCGCTCAAAGATTTGCTGCCCGTGTTCGCTCTCATCGCTGCGGTTCTGGGCGGCATCTACATGGGGGTGACCACCCCGACGGAGGCGGCGGCCATCGGCGTGCTGGGCTCGCTGGTGCTGGCCCTGGTGTACCGCAACCTCACGTGGCAGAGTCTCAGGGAGGCGCTGTACTCCGCCGTGCGCACCAGCTGCATGATCTGCTTCATCATCATGGGCGCGGCGTTCCTCTCCCAGGTGGTGGGTTTCATCGGCATCGCCCGCTCGGTAAGCACCTTCATAACTGAACTCGGCCTTTCGCCTTACATGCTCATTCTCGTGCTTGGGCTCATGTACCTCTTTCTGGGCATGATCCTGGACGGCATCTCCATCGTAGTGATGACTCTGCCCATCGTGCTGCCCATAGTTGTCCACGCCGGATTCGATCCGCTCTGGTTCGGCATCTTCGTGGTCATCATGGTGGAGCTTTCGCAGATCACCCCGCCGGTGGGTTTCTCCATATTCGTCATCCAGCACATCGCCAGAGAAAACACGGTGACCATCCTCAAGGCCACGTTCCCCTTCTTCATTATTACGTTGCTCATGGCGGTTCTCCTGTGCATGTTCCCTGAACTGGTCTTCTACCTGCCGGAGCAAATGGTCCGCTGA